A window from Mytilus galloprovincialis chromosome 8, xbMytGall1.hap1.1, whole genome shotgun sequence encodes these proteins:
- the LOC143043736 gene encoding uncharacterized protein LOC143043736: MDIITLFVVVCSLETAFANPCIEFACDCQGTVVNCNQKNLVSIPDGIPTTTTELDLSQNSISTIAADAFINLTSLELLNFRSNKISSLTANVFNGLVSLKSLDLFRNDISTIAADTFKGLVSLEAIDLRFNKISTITANTFKDLMSLIIIFLSQNEISKLDKDAFTDLDTLEILFLDNNNISSIAIDTFKDLESLKSIYLNNNAFTTVSANIFRPMTNITLLYIDRNPLICCNMTDLIKWIASQSELSDILGTCFDFDAITEITEFHIANCSTQEPCKHDKHGKHGKDTNMKSDTILYKARTWKRNNQQ, encoded by the exons ATGGACATCATAACACTTTTTGTAGTAGTATGCTCATTAGAAACAGCTTTTGCTAATCCGTGTATAGAATTTGCCTGTGATTGCCAAGGCACAGTTGTAAATTGCAACCAGAAAAATTTAGTGAGTATACCTGATGGTATACCTACTACTACAACAGAATT AGATCTATCACAAAACAGCATTTCAACCATAGCAGCAGATGCGTTTATTAATCTAACGTCATTGGAATTGTT AAATTTTAGATCGAATAAAATTTCCTCACTAACAGCAAATGTGTTTAATGGTTTAGTGTCATTGAAATCCTT aGATTTATTCAGAAACGATATTTCAACAATCGCAGCAGATACTTTTAAGGGTCTTGTGTCATTGGAAGCCAT CGATCTACGCTttaataaaatatcaacaatcaCAGCAAATACTTTTAAAGATCTTATGTCATTGATAATCAT atttttatcACAAAACGAAATTTCAAAGTTAGACAAAGATGCGTTTACTGATCTTGATACATTGGAAATCCT atttttggatAATAACAATATTTCATCTATTGCAATCGATACCTTCAAGGATCTTGAGTCATTGAAATCCAT ATATTTGAATAACAACGCCTTTACAACAGTATCAGCCAACATATTTCGACCAATGACAAATATAACATTGCT atatatagATAGAAACCCTTTGATATGTTGCAATATGACCGACTTGATCAAATGGATTGCTTCTCAGTCTGAACTCAGTGATATTTTAGGAACATGCTTTGACTTTGATGCAATCACGGAAATCACTGAATTTCACATAGCAAACTGTTCAACGCAAG aACCATGCAAACATGACAAACATGGCAAACACGGCAAAGACACTAATATGAAGTCAG ATACAATATTGTACAAGGCAAGGACATGGAAAAGGAATAACCAGCAGTAA
- the LOC143042304 gene encoding perivitellin-2 67 kDa subunit-like: MKFRGSSIAIFSLILPNILHAKYCVNIPPFLSRLRDGVDITKLDLLPLDWGTDDGFKNPVIDFTCDGGQMRNINNKQYDIPDQVWSVINIPNGLLSSKTEIQKTSRGVKQSMGIKVDVGYGEGIFSSSGSYKTIQNYITNSSRYIEDVTSYTSGYKIILKPYWALEFGQIAQMYINKRLPKTFNDSTCLQYMEFIKTFGTHVFNHGKFGGLLRLVLATDESYYLDKKDSQVEAQAKATFFNTIKLGGGGSSGTQTVDEAFTRATRKDVRYYGGTTNLIDTKGITAWQPTVERNPWLFGGSLTEISEMIADISKQQSMKRAVQVYMDKAYLKELLRIVARYYTSREWDQHRSLLRNYSEQVNAMLQQNLPTHNAIVTLSKTIENATVIPSWFRGSRLCYDWKADGDNRQCSKNGESTGSLCANVNQWTGYYRDDTDARSGGCLMKWGIKSSGYDDWFRNVSICYKWRPESDGGQCGSGTSGVTCANVNSYTDYYKDDTDRRGGGCFMQWKLSVPTSAPMWIQNAEICYKWDSDGDGEQCGRGVSKILCARANSYTEAYRDDSDRRNGGCSMSWRIKVIP; this comes from the exons ATGAAGTTTCGTGGTAGTAGTATCGCTATTTTTTCTCTTATCCTACCAAACATTTTGCATGCAAAATATTGTGTCAATATACCACCATTTTTGAGTCGCTTGAGAGATGGAGTTGATATTACAAAACTCGACCTTTTACCGCTAGATTGGGGTACTGATGATGGATTTAAGAACCCTGTCATTGATTTTACTTGTGATGGTGGACAAATGAGAAATATTAATAAT AAGCAGTATGATATACCAGATCAGGTTTGGAGCGTCATTAATATTCCAAATGGATTACTGTCGTCAAAAACCGAAATCCAGAAAACAAGCCGTGGTGTGAAACAATCTATGGGGATAAAAGTGGATGTTGGTTACGGGGAGGGAATATTTTCTTCGAGTGGGTCATACAAGACAATACAAAATTATATTACAAACTCATCAAGGTATATAGAGGACGTGACATCATATACATCTGGATATAAGATAATATTGAAGCCATATTGGGCATTGGAATTTGGTCAAATTGCACAAATGTACATTAACAAACGCCTCCCTAAAACTTTTAATGACAGCACGTGTTTGCAATATATGGAATTCATTAAAACATTTGGAACCCATGTCTTCAACCATGGAAAATTCGGAGGTCTTCTGAGGTTGGTTCTAGCTACAGATGAAAGCTACTATCTGGACAAAAAGGACAGTCAAGTTGAGGCACAGGCAAAAGCTACATTTTTTAATACTATAAAACTAGGCGGCGGTGGTTCGTCAGGTACACAGACAGTTGACGAGGCGTTCACAAGAGCGACTAGAAAAGATGTCAG ATACTATGGAGGTACTACCAATTTGATTGACACTAAAGGAATAACAGCATGGCAACCAACAGTAGAAAGGAACCCTTGGTTATTTGGCGGGAGTTTGACGGAAATATCTGAAATGATTGCTGACATTAGTAAACAGCAGTCAATGAAAAGAGCAGTACAG GTTTATATGGATAAAGCATATTTGAAAGAACTACTCAGAATTGTTGCACGGTATTACACAAGTCGGGAATGGGACCAGCATAGAAGCCTTTTAAGAAACTACAGTGAACAAGTGAATGCAATGTTACAACAGAATTTACCAACCCACAATGCAATAGTGACTCTTTCAAAAACCATAGAGAATGCAACAGTAATTCCTAGCTGGTTTCGTGGTTCACGTTTATGCTATGATTGGAAAGCTGATGGTGACAACAGACAATGTAGTAAAAATGGTGAATCGACAGGCTCACTATGTGCAAATGTCAACCAGTGGACAGGTTACTACAGGGATGATACCGATGCACGTAGTGGAGGATGTCTCATGAAATGGGGTATTAAGTCTAGTGGGTACGACGATTGGTTTAGAAATGTTAGTATATGTTATAAATGGAGGCCTGAATCTGACGGCGGTCAGTGTGGAAGTGGTACATCGGGAGTCACCTGCGCAAATGTGAACTCTTACACCGATTATTATAAAGATGATACAGACAGAAGAGGTGGTGGATGTTTCATGCAGTGGAAGTTATCGGTTCCGACAAGTGCTCCAATGTGGATACAGAATGCTGAAATTTGTTATAAGTGGGATTCAGACGGTGACGGAGAACAATGTGGAAGGGGTGTATCAAAGATTTTGTGCGCAAGAGCAAACTCATACACTGAGGCTTATCGTGATGATTCTGATAGACGTAATGGAGGATGCTCCATGAGCTGGCGCATAAAAGTTATCCCTTGA